The window TCCGTCCCTCTCTGAACTTGCTGCAGTGTTGAATATAAGCCAGAGCTCCTGCAGCATGCTCTGGACCCCCCCCCTGAAGGACAGCCCTCTTCTGGGCTTTATTCTTCCCCCTACAATGTCTGCTTTCACCCCTATTGCATTATCTGGGATGATGTGCTGACTAAACCTCTAGAGATCTTATTTCTTTCCTGCAGAATGTTCCATAGGAGAATTGGACACTACAGCTGGTTTTATGTAGGTAAAATTCTCTATACATCTGCAGGTTCAGCCGGGAAACAAGATCTGCTGCATATGTTTATACAGTCAGTTCAGACAATGCTCCAAATGTACCCCAAATGGGCAAAAACTAATAATACCAGTCAGATATGACATTAATCAAATACTGCAGAGTAGGTTATTAGACTTTCCATTTTGAAAaagtatacctttttttttttaataactatctatatagctcatatctatctatctatttcttatctatctaatatctatcaatctcatatctatcaatctatctaatacctatctatctcatatctatctaatatctatctatctatctatcatatctatttcatatctatctatctatcatatctatttcatatctatctatctcatatctatcatatctatttcatatctatctaatatctatctatctcatatctatcaatctatctaatacctatctatctcatatctatctatttcatatctatctatctcatatctatctatctcttatctatctatctcttatctatctatctatctcacatctatctatctatcatatctatctatctcatatctatctatccatctatctcacatctatctatctatctcatatctatctatctatctcatatctatctatctcatatatctcatatctatctaactcatatctatcttctctctctctctataatctatctaatgtatttctatttatctatcgttATCTtgttttcatatctatctatctcatatgtatccatCCGCAAAACTTTGTTATGTTACATTTCAAAGTCACAAGTCTtgttataatgattattattattttgatgaACATTTTGTGCTAGCCATTGTAATgtccatttttgtatttttctgttttggtgtcTCTTCAGATACCAGGTTTGTGCCTGAACAGTTTTCTGTGCTAGTCTTCCTTAGgttggaagagttaatgctctcaGCCTATGACAGCTTGGGTGTGGTTTTAAAACCCGACCTCTGCTGGAACTCTGGGTTGGGTCATTAGTTCTATGTTTGTTTCCTATTCtgatatagattttagcctgcttggtccttgttatcttagtctgtgttcacactgttagTCTTGTGCTTGTACCCGTGCTCAGTACTTAGAattcctgtttagagtcctgacctgcattcctccatgttatggagtttggcttttgaagttttttctggagtctgttcagactcatccggttctcagtctagtgttccttgtattatatttctgtttccttctaggccagtatcctgatcacatggtggagtgtgccTGCTGGCTTGAAGTCTATTAGGAgttagtattgatgtccctccatgtttggagtggggattCTGAAGAGTTCATGATTTCTGATCTTTTGTGTTTCTAGTTCATGCATTGATCATAGTGTAAATGATTACTGTGTAGAGTGTACATTACCATTGGTCTTTAGTGTCCATTGTACATTAACATTGTACATTAACACTGATTTGTGTCCTCAGAACTTTTATCTGTTTTTGTAGAGTGTTCTGTGtcaagtgtgaacagtgttctatgtttcctgacctgtttggtgtttgacattcagttcatctgttcatcccctgcatctcctggtttatacttattccatatctagtcttgttcattttttcttatctgccatttatcttgattccggtttctgatcTGTATGATAGTacgctatatcctgccctgtttgtatatttatatcctgtctgttttatctggttgtttggttgttttccCGTTATGTTTCTGATCTGTCCACGACTATGTACAATATTATTTTTGTACCTTtacgcccattgcactttagtgcagggggggaccggctccaagttgttgattcgccgtttagggtggattggcaagtaggcagggcgagtgtttctagggacagcttagggctcactctccctgtcctccCCTGGTCATGACAGCCATAAGGGGttatattgtaaatcctaaacacatatatacataacatTGCTGAACCGAGTATGGCATTTAAGACAACTCATGTTGGTAATATCACAATGTATAGTTGACTGTTCTAGGAAAACATCAGCTAGAAATTACATATGTGAAATAGTTAGAGGACAGATTTGCATGTGGATAaagtgacaaactcagctctactacatctacAGATGTACCCACCAAAGGAGGAGCGGTTGCAGTTCCCTAAAAGTGAAAACTACGATTCTGATTAATACTGATGTCCCAGATCTTATTTTCTATTCCAGATTTAGAAAATTCCAGGGTTCTGCTATGGTCCCCATTGTGTACGCTGATTTAATATAGAGACACACTGACACTTTCTTTTCATGGGTTCCTTATGGCATGCTCCATTGGATGCTGTATTATGGAGGTATGGAGTGTAGGGGAGAATACAGAGCCTCGTGGGGTCACCATATACTGATACATGTAGTGCTGCTAATCCCATCACCACCATCCATGAATCACATTTCCCAACCTTTGTTTCCATCATCAGAATTCCTTCCTGTATACTACAGCTTCTCTGCTGGTTACTATTCACTGCTGTATTACATAATAAAACTGAGATAACCTATtcgagtggtctcaaactgtggaccaccagctgttacaaaactacaacccccagcatgccctaacagcctatgtaagtctatgagacCATCTTGGTTACACAATGCATGTTTATGGGATCATCTTGTTCAAAACAATTTAAGTCTATGGAACCATCTCGGTCatacagtgcaagtctatgggattatcTTGGTctcacaatgtaagtctatgggattatcTTGGTCACACAATGTAAGTCTAAGGGACCTTCTTTGTCAGACAATGTAAATTTATGTCTTGGTCACTTGGACTCAATGTAAGTCTAGGATACTGCCTTGGTCACACAATGTAAGTTATAGGACTGTCTTGGTCATACATAGCAAGTCCATGGGACCGTCTTGGTCATACATAGCAAGTCCATGGGACAGTCTTGGTAACacagtgtaagtctatgggaccgtCTTGGTCAACCAGTGTAAGTCTGGGACCATCTTGGTCACACATTGTAAGCCTATGGAACCATCTAGGTCCCATAATGTAAGTCTATTTGACCGTCTTTGACACACAATGTAAGTCTACGGGACCGTCTTGGACAAACAAAGTAAGTCTACGGGACCATCTTGGTCACACGATGTAAGTGTACAGGACATTCTTGGTTACACAATATAAGCCTATGGGACCGTATTGGCCGCACAATGTAAGTCTACAGGATAATCTAGGTCAAACAATTTATGTTTATGGGACGGTCTTAGTcacataatgtaagtctatgggactgtcTTGGTCAcaaaatgtaagtctatgggactgtcTTGGTCACACAttttaagtctatgggactgtCTTGATCATACAATAAAAGACTATGGGACTGTCTTGATCATACAATAAAAGACTATGGGACCCTCTTGGTCACACAATGTAGGTCTATGGGACTGTCTTGGTcacacaatgtaagtctatgggactgtcTTGATCACACAATAAAAGCCTATGAGACCATCTTGTTcacacaatgtaagtctatgggtccATCTTAGTTACACAATAGAGACTCGGGTCCTATTCTCGAGATCAAGGGgtttcccagcagttggaccaccctgtgaataggggatatctTTGTGAATTGGGACCATTCCTTTAATCCTGGAGTGTTATATAGACAAAGTGATGTCTGTAGCAATGTACTAGCTCTAGAAATACTGCAGAATAGACTGCCTGGTGTACATGCTGCACACTGGTCATAATGCAGAAAACCAGACAGATTTTCTAGGTTTCTATTCACAGAACATCTGCTGTAAAATTCCTATTGTAATCAATGGGCAAAAAAGAGAAATACTCCCAGGATCAGACTACAAAGTAGAATAGAAACCAGTGCACAGtattctccaaccagtgtgcctccaggtgttgtaaaactacaactcccagcatgcccggacagccgttggctgtccgggcatgctgggagttgtggtttttcaacagctggaggcacactagttgggaaatactgttttaGCACAATACTAAGGCCCTAAAGATAATGCAGAAGACACCACCATACATGAAGGTGACCTTGGAGACAATCACTTGTCACCTGGTCTATTTCTTATAGGTATATACCATCTATTAGATCGTGTTGATACATCTTTCGTGTACAGTGATGCGCCCACACTGCAGTGGATGCACACATGTTGTGTATACATAGAGAGTCACACCTTAGAAGTATCTTCCCTGGTGGGATTGAGGAACTCCATCCAATGCTTAGGAGCCACAACCATTGAGAAGAATAAACACATAGACATACGTATATTCCTTCAAAATTATAAAGGAAAATAAAAGTACATCCACACATAGCAGAtatgctgcagcagaaaatctaagGCATTTCAGCAGTGGTGTCAACAGCTGAAAATCGGCAGCAAATCAAGTGTATTTAGCAGAAGTTTTTTTTGTGCAGATTTAACCCAGCCCATTATTATCTATGGGGGCGGGATCAACTGACtcaacatatctatctatctatctctctcatatctatctatctcatatctatctatctatctctcatatctatctatctcatatctatctatctatctatctatctcatatctatctatctatctcatatctatctatctatctctctcatatctatctatctcatatctatctatctatctctcatatctatctatctcatatctatctatctatctatctcatatctatctatctatctcatatctatctatctcatatgtatctatctcatatgtatgtaCCTATTGTATCTTATCTATCACTATCTCtccctatgtatctatctcatatctataataTACATTAAGCATCTATCTATCTTGTGCCTGTATGTGTACATCTTTCATCTCTTAGTTTTTCTATCACTATCTTtcacaatctatatatatatatatatatatatatatatatatatatatgtatatatctatccaCCATCAGTCTATCTCACATGTATGCATCTATTATCTCTTATCTATAAGTACCATTCTCTTCCTATATATCTATAATCATTCTATGTGATATCTATTATCTCTTAtcttatctatttatatatctaatgtatactttatttatatatcgaattatgtattatataatgtattattatCTGTTATTATAACATTTGTATTATTATCATCTTATCTTTCCCTTTCTATTTACCTATCATCAGTCTATCCCTCCTTCTCTCTCCATCCATCTAGCTGCATGTTcactcctcacccccccccccagagttcccccatatatataaatgACCTCTCCCCCCCACAAGGTGCGGCATCCcccgctgtgtgtgaacaccgGACACCTCCACAAGGTCCTGCGCTAAAGGACAAACTCCGCTACATCAGAAAAACCCCTCGCGTCCTGCAGGGGGAGCTGTGGCGACCCCAGCCTGTCAAAAGTGCCGCAGACCCTTaatgcacacaaagggttaacagcgGCTTTTCTAGACTAATATACTCGCCTTAATAGGTCCGGGATAGAGACGCGAGCTGTACTAATGATTCCGGGGGGAGCCGCCTGGATACTGTGCAGTGTGAACTGTCCGCCGTccttggtgctgggtgatgaagTGCGCTGTCCTGTGCGCATGCGCGCCCCTTCCGTCTCTCTCCCCCACCACCCCAGTCCTATAAGTAGGTGCGCCGTACAGAGTTGCGTCCAGCCGGCACCATGAGCTCCTACAGCTACGAGCAGTATTACAGCAGCGCCCCCTACAAGCGCAGGGTGGTGGAGAGCAGCCCCCGGGTGCACCTCCGGAGCAGCTATGCGTCCCCCAGCCGGAGCAGCTACTCCACCGTGCGCCGCTCCTATGGCTCCTCGTCCTCCGCCCTGATGTCCGGCTCCGCCAGCGCCTCCGTCGACCTGAACCAAGTGGCGGCGATCAGCAGCGACCTGAAGATCGTCCGCACCCAGGAGAAGGTGCAGCTGCAGGACCTCAACGACCGCTTCGCCAACTTCATCGAGCGGGTGCACGAGCTGGAGAAGCGCAACAAGGTGCTGGAGGCCGAGCTGATGCTGCTCCGCCAGAAGCACAGCGAGCCGTCCCGACTACGCGACCTGTACGAGCGCGAGGTGCGCGAGCTGCGCATGGCGCACGAGGACGCGGTGGGTGACAGGCAGAGCTTACGCGCCGAGCGGGAACGGCTGGAGGAGGCGCTGCGCGCTCTGCAGGGGCGGTACGAGGAGGAGGCGCTGAGCAGGGAGGACGCAGAGGCCAGGCTGCTGGAGATCAGGAAGGAGGCCGACATGACCTCCCTGGCCAGGGCCGAGCTGGAGAAGAGGATGGACAGCCTGCTGGACGAGATAGCCTTCCTGAAGAAGGTGCACGAGGAGGAGCTGGCCCAACTCCAGTCCCAGGTCCAGTATGCCCAAATCTCCCTGGAGGTGGACGTGGCCAAGCCGGACCTGAGCTCGGCCCTGCGCGACATCCGGGCCCAGTATGAGAAGCTGGCGGCCAAGAACATGCAGTCGGCCGAAGAGTGGTTCAAGTCCAGGTTCACCGTCCTGACGCAGAGCGCGGCGCGCAATACTGACGCTGTTCGTGTGGCCAAGGACGAGGTGTCGGAGAGTCGGCGGATGCTCAAAGCCAAGGCGCTCGAGATCGACGCCTGCAGGGGGGTGAATGAGGCACTGCAGAGGCAGATCCAGGAGCTGGAGGACAAGCAGAACCAGGAGATCGGAGGCATGCAGGTATTTGGGGGAGGGGGAGTTGCAGAGTCAAAAAGTTTTATAGAACTCAAGACTAGTGTTCCCCAACTTGTGACtcaccagctgtttcaaaactacaactctgactaGATTATAGGAGGCTTAGGGTTAACTTTGCATTGGATGTTAGGAAACTATAGGAATAGCAGATccactatagcagtggtcttcaacctgcggacctcaagatgttgcaaaactacaactcccagcatgcccggacagccaacggctgtccgggcatgctgggagttgtagttttgcaacatctggaggtccgcaggttgaagaccactgcactataggGTTAAATTCTGCATTGGATATAAGGAAAATTAGGATCCATTATATGGTTAAACTGGATTAACTATTAGTTACTGATAAGAAAAAGCAGAttcatgatattttttttattagatattAGTAACCTATAAGGAAAGACAGATCCACAATAAGTTAAAAATGAGATCCACTATAGGGTTAAACTTTGCATTGCACATTAGTAACTGATAAGCAAAAGCAGAGCCACGATAGGGTTAAACTTGGCAATAGATATTCGTATCTTATAAAGGAAAGCAGAGCTACAATAGGGTTAAACTTTGCGTCATATGTTAGTAACTAATAAGAAAAACGCAGATCCACTATAGGGTTAAACTTTGCATTATATGTTACTAACTAATAAGAAAACGCAGATCCACTATAGGGTTAAACTTTGCACTGGATATTAGTAACTCGTCGGAAAAAGCAGATCCGCTATAGGGTTAAACTTTGCATTATATATCAGTAACTAATAGGAAAATGCAGAGCCATGATAGGGTTAAACATTGCATTAGATATTACTAGTGGAGGCGTTCAGCACCCTGGACAGTTCAGAACTGAATCAGAACCATGGACAGGTGAGAAGATCAGAGGGCAGaggtataattaaaggggtactccagtggaaaacttttttttttttttttttttttttaatcaactggtgccagaaagttaaacagatttgtaaattgcttctattaaaaaaaaatcttaatccttccagtacttattagctgctgaatactacagaggaaattctttttctttttggaacacagagcactctgctgacatcatgaccacagtgctctctgctgacctctctgtccaattttttattttttatttttttattttatagaaatcatttacaaatctgtttaactctctggcaccagttgatttaaaaaaaaaaaaaaaaaaaaatgctttccaccagagtacccctttaagtcagcatTTCATATTCATAGAATTTTCTATTCATTCTTGTCTTAAGAGTCCAGTGGGCACCTTAATAAGTTTGCAGACCTAATTAGTGACTGACAGCCCGTTTACGAGTATATAGAAAGCTAACTGCCAGTCGCTGCTGGGACCACCCACTTGTTAGGACCGCCCattggactcctaagcccagaatgaGTAGAAAATCCAATGAATATAGTACAAGTTCTGCTgaatcttttcccataaaaccatatatcaatctgctcagctcctcctgctctataacatgatgtccaTGCATAGGACTGCATGTTCAATGTGACTGGTTCCCTATAAAGCAGATTTAAGGACCCTTCCTCCTTTTGCTCAGAATTTGCTGTGTCATGTATATGCCACAGCCACCTATAACAGGGCACTTAacagtattattggtaatatttataaaaaaaaaaaaaaaaaaaaaatatatatatatatatatatatatatatattattttattttttatttatatatatatatatatatataatatatattttgttgttgtttattatatatatatatatagttgtttatatatatatatatatatattgttgtttattatatatatatatattatatatatatatattgttgtttattttatatatatatatatatatatatatatatatatatatatatataaaaatatatatattgctgttgtttattatatatatatatatatatatatatatatatatatatacatttgcaGGGCATGTGCCCCATTGGTGCTCAAAAAGACTCCTTACCTGTACCCAATCAAACAAAAATCTAGATTGATTGTAGAATGTAGAGGAAACTGTATTATAATTACAATATTATATTTACTAAATAGAAAGATATTTATTAATGGGTTCACTGTTTGCTTTTgttctctacagcagtgtttcccaaccagtgtgcctgcagctgttgcaaaactacaactcccagcatgctgggaattgttgttttgcaacagctggaggcacactggttgggaaacactgctgtagagcatgctgggagttgtagttttgcaacagctggaggctcagtggttgggaaacactgctgtagagcatgctgggatttgttgttttgcaacagctggaggcacactggttgggaaacactgctgtagagcatgctgggatttgttgttttgcaacagctggaggcacactggtgggaaacactgctgtagagcctTAGAGTATCATTACCGCAGCGAGTTCATGCCCTGTCTCTAGGGGgcactgacatttttttttaagtgcaacacaATGTATGATCATagctataaaaaaataataataataaaagacttTTATCGGTTGGATTAAACTTTCTTAATTAATATTATCTAGTGATATAGCGTAtaggttatattatattattattaaaggggtactccgaaggggaaacattttttttttcaaatcaacaggtgccagaaagttgcacagattagtaaattacttctatctaaaaacttaatccttccagtacttattagctgttgtatgctccagagaaagttgtgtagttctttccagactgaccacagtgctcgctgctgacacctctgtccgtattaggaattgtccagggcaggagaggttcgctatggggatttgctcctgctcagttcctgacacggacagaggtgtcagcagagagcactgtggtcagacagaagaactacacaacttcttctggagcatacagcagctgttaagtactggaaggattaagatttttatacagaagtaatatacaaactttctggcaccagttgattttaaaacatttttttctctctccggagtactcctttaacactatAGCTTATAGTGCTGCACGCATTTCAGCTACATACATACGGTCAATATCATAATAGCTCTTCTTTTATAATGTCTTCTCTTGCTCACAGGACGCCATTAACAAATTAGAGGATGAGTTACGGAATACGAAGAGCGAAATGGCGAGATACCTGAAAGAGTACCAGGACTTGTTGAATGTCAAGATGGCGCTGGACATAGAGATAGCTGCATACAGGTAATGGATATGGGGCTATGAACGGTCAGTTTATAACCAGATTTATAGATTTTTGCTATTACCGTATTTTTGGCTCCATAAGACAcacctaggttttagaggaggagaacaagaaaaaCAATATTCTGAACCAAACGGGTACTAAAATATTTAggacccccttgtggccagcaggaccccccttgtggccagcaggaccccccttgtaaacagcaggaccctccttgtagccagcaggacccttcttgtggccagcaggaccccccttgtggccagcaggaccccccttgtagccacCAGGACCCCCTTGTGGCCaccaggaccccccttgtggccagcaggaccccccttgtagccagcaggaccctccttgtagccagcaggacccccttgtaaacagcaggaccctccttgtggccagcaggacccccttgtaaacagcaggaccccctttgtagctagcaggacccccttgtaaacagcagggccccccttgtggccagcaggacgccccttgtggccagcaggaccccccttgtggccagcaggaccccccttgtagttgCTTACCAGTTCTCCTGTCTGCATAATggagtctatggaggagcatgtgacacacacacgtcactctgcttcctccgtagcgttacgctgggcgcaggggagtgacgtgtgtgtcacatgctcctccataagactccattatgcggacaggagaacgggacagcggcagCGGCGTGAAtaagagaacggggcagcggagcactTCACTTTTAAGACCCAGGAGCAGGTAAGCGTCATATGTTTATAATGTTATATTAATTAAATAGAAAGATATTTATTAATGGGTTCCCTGTTTGCTTTTGTTCTCTACagtattgtttctcaaccagtgtgcctgcagctttttgcaaaactacaactcccagcatgcccggacagccttcggctgtccgggcatgctgggagttgtagttttgccacagctgaaggcgcactggttgctatggggatttgctcctgctccagacagttcctgacatggacagaggtgtcagcagagagcactgtggtcagaactaCACAATTATACCACCAACAAGATAATGGCCACAGTGAAGTAACCACAATTGGTTCACTTAACCAATTCTCACAATCAAAAAGAACCAATCGCGTAAAaccacaaaatgtattaaacagaTATCAAAAAAGACGAACATTTAAAAATAGAGAGAACGTTAAAATATGGGCACATAGGTGAAAAAACAGAAGAATGGAGCTGGTGAGGGAGGTGCAGCAATACATGGAATACGGGACAAAGGCAAATGTAATGGAGATATCACTCTGAGTAATCAACCGCAGGATAtggcatgtaaaaaaaagtaccacaagtagagatgagcgaacttacagtaaattcgattcgtcacgaacttctcagctcggcggttgctgacttttcctgcataaattagttcagctttccggtgctccggtgggctggaaaaggtggatacagtcctaagaaagagtctcctaggactgtatccaccttttccagcacacgggagcacctgaaagctgaactaatttatgcaggaaaagtcagcaaccgccgagctgagaagttcgtgacgaatcgaattgactgtaagttcgctcatctctaaccacaaGCATAGACAGAGAGATGGTCAAAACATAAGATAAATCCTTTACAAATAAGGCTGGAAAAAGACAGAGAAACCAGCTAGGAAATAAGACACTGCCCACCATGCATGTTTCCACCTACCAGCTCACCCCAACGTGCGTTTCGCgtttgtgcttcgtcagggggtgtGACCATCTCTCTGTCTATGCTTGTAGTACTTCTTTTTTTACATGCCATATCCTGCGGTTGATTACTCAGAGTGATATCACCATTACATTTGCCTTTGTCCCGTATTCCATGTATTGCTGTACCTCCCTCGCCAGCTCCATTCTTCTGTTTTTGTCACCTATGTACCCATATTTTAACGTTCTCTCTATTTtgaaatgtatgtctttttttatatctgtttaataaagaactacacaacttcctgtggagcatacagcagctgataagtactggaagttgtTGTGTCTGTTTTCGCAGAAAGTTACTGGAGGGAGAGGAGACCAGACTGAGCTTCTCCGGTGTCGGAGCCATCACCAGTGGTTACACACAAAGTGCTCCGATATTTGGCCGATCAGCCTACAGCCTGCAGAGCAGTTCATACCTCTCCACACGCTCCTTCCCCACCTACTATGCCAGCCATGTGCAAGAAGAACAACTGGATGTAGAAGAGACCATTGAGTcctccagagcagaagacgccaaaGCGGCAcctccagaagaagaagaagaggctgctgaggaggaagaagaggcagAAGGAGAGGGTAAGACTTGTTACTTCCTTAGGACTATAACTTTGCACGTTGAATTCCGGTAGAGGACTATCtcttcattttatatatatatattaggtgaagAAGAGGGAGAAG is drawn from Hyla sarda isolate aHylSar1 chromosome 4, aHylSar1.hap1, whole genome shotgun sequence and contains these coding sequences:
- the NEFL gene encoding neurofilament light polypeptide, whose product is MSSYSYEQYYSSAPYKRRVVESSPRVHLRSSYASPSRSSYSTVRRSYGSSSSALMSGSASASVDLNQVAAISSDLKIVRTQEKVQLQDLNDRFANFIERVHELEKRNKVLEAELMLLRQKHSEPSRLRDLYEREVRELRMAHEDAVGDRQSLRAERERLEEALRALQGRYEEEALSREDAEARLLEIRKEADMTSLARAELEKRMDSLLDEIAFLKKVHEEELAQLQSQVQYAQISLEVDVAKPDLSSALRDIRAQYEKLAAKNMQSAEEWFKSRFTVLTQSAARNTDAVRVAKDEVSESRRMLKAKALEIDACRGVNEALQRQIQELEDKQNQEIGGMQDAINKLEDELRNTKSEMARYLKEYQDLLNVKMALDIEIAAYRKLLEGEETRLSFSGVGAITSGYTQSAPIFGRSAYSLQSSSYLSTRSFPTYYASHVQEEQLDVEETIESSRAEDAKAAPPEEEEEAAEEEEEAEGEGEEEGEGEGEEEEDKGEEEAEGEGEEEEEEEAAEEKPKAKK